In the genome of Calothrix sp. PCC 6303, the window CCCGTGATAAAGGTAGACTGGGGACAATTTTAAACGCATCGGGATTTTTTTGAGTTCTTAACCATCCTTCAGAAAGAATTCCATCAGAAGCAAATGCATCAATTTTTCCTTGTTGTAAAGCTGAATATGCTTGATTACGAGTTGGAAAATAAACTAGCTTTGCTTGGGGTTGGAAGCGTTTCATCGCTTGCTCGTTAGTGGTTTTTGAGAGTACACCAACTTGTTTAGCAACAAAAGATTCAGCAGAATCGAGATTACTATTTTTCTTGACTAATAGTTGCGTACCTGTCACAGCGTAGCTAACCGAAAAATCAACTTGCTTATCTCTTTCCCAAGTAAAGCTACTGGCATCACAAACAATATCAACTTCATTCTTGAGAATTTTCGGGATCCTTTCTGCTGGGGAAAGAGATACTAACTTCAGTTGAATTTTTTTACCTAATTGCTTTTCTAATTGTTCCTTCATCAACACCAACATATCTACCGAATAGCCTGTGAGTTTCCCTTTGCTGTCAGCATATGCGAAGGGAATCGCATCTTTGCTAGTACCTGCGGTTAAAACTCCGGTGCGGTTAATTTTAGCCATGACGGTTTCAGCATTAGCAGGGAGAGATATCACGCTTGAAAACATAACACCGAGGCATATCAGGGCTGTTTTGGTATACATAATTATTTTCTGTGTAAATACTATCAGAATCCAAAATACAGCAATTTTAGCTGTTTGGCACAAATTTAATACCTAAAGCTACAGTCAGTTATCGACTTTGGTGATAAATCGGGGTTTGATTAGGTTCTATGATTAACAATATAGAGGAAAAATAAAATTGTTAATTATGAATATTTGGACAATTAAATATTAATCATGAATATGATTTTTTGACAAATAAGTCATCATCAATAACTTCACTTTTTCGTAATTTTATTTTAGTGAACTTTGCGGCAAACTAATTAAAGTATAGAATTCAAAGTGGTGTTGTGCTAACAGTCTTGTTTCTCCGTAGAGATTGTTAATAACCTACTTTAACTGTGACAAATACTGTCATAGCTATAAAAAAACGAATTAGTAAGCTAGGAACTGATTCAGGTTTTATAGATGATGGTAAATACAACAGCATACGTTTTAATTGAGTAAAAGAGAGAAATTCTACCTCAAGAGAAGGTCTCTACAGGGGTTTCAATTTGAGAAAATTTACTTGATTTACCTGAAATCTGCTATATCTGATTTCGATTTTCGGGGAAGGTATAAGTAAATATTCAGTTCCTTCGATAAATTTGCATGGTGTGAATGAGTTAAATGGTTACTTGTCAAGATGTTAAAACGAATTAATTACGGTTAACCAATGCTAAACACGTTGTCAGTAAAATCTTGGTTAGTTCTAAAAATTCAAAAATAAAGATGAGATACATTGCCGTAATTATGTATCACATCATGTTCCCCTCATCTCATATTTATGACCCTGAATTTGGGTCAACATTTGAAATTAACAATGCAAAATTCAAAACTGCGTAGCTTAACTATAGATAGCGATCGTCAATGGCTAGTTG includes:
- a CDS encoding amino acid ABC transporter substrate-binding protein, coding for MYTKTALICLGVMFSSVISLPANAETVMAKINRTGVLTAGTSKDAIPFAYADSKGKLTGYSVDMLVLMKEQLEKQLGKKIQLKLVSLSPAERIPKILKNEVDIVCDASSFTWERDKQVDFSVSYAVTGTQLLVKKNSNLDSAESFVAKQVGVLSKTTNEQAMKRFQPQAKLVYFPTRNQAYSALQQGKIDAFASDGILSEGWLRTQKNPDAFKIVPSLPLSREGVACMVPENNSKFLDTVNYSLIKFMQGFVSGNPRNVTIFDRSFGAKGAVFINKDIRDLTIETMQLVIESRQEIGERDF